The following is a genomic window from bacterium.
CCGCCGCGTGATCCACGTCCCGGGCCCGATCATCCCTGGAGGCAATACGCTCAGATCGCTCGCCGCAAAGAGCTCAGCGCCCAGGGGGTGACATTTTCGCTGAACCGTTAGCATGACAGGATTGCTGAACTACGACAGGCGATGTCGGCAACCGCGGATACAGCTATCGCCGCTCCGCATTGTCGCAGGCACCCGCTCCTCGCACGCCGGCACCTGCGATGAAAGGGTATCTTGCCGGCAGGGCGCGAACAGACGTCCTGAGAGCGGAGGGTCGAACGACCGCGGACGTCGTGTAACAGGAGAGTCTGCATGGACCTCGATCCTGACATTCGCACCTACCTCGACCAGATGGCCGCCGAAGGTGCGAGCCCCGTCTACGAGGTGCCGGTCGAGGAAACCCGGCGTGTGGTGGAGGCGCGGGCTCCCCTCATGTTCGGCCCCGTCGAGGACGTCGCCGCCGTGCGCGAGCTCGGCGTCCCCGGTCCGGCAGGCGCGATCCGTACGCGCGTGTACACGCCCGTTGCGTCGCCGCCGCTGCCGACCCTCGTCTATTTCCACGGAGGCGGGTGGGTGACCGGCAGCCTCGATACACACGACGGCGTGTGCCGCGCGCTCGCAAACAGAACACCCTGCCTCGTGGTGTCCGTCGACTACCGGATGGCTCCCGAACATCGCTTCCCAGCGGCTGCCGACGACGCCTGGGCGGTCACGGCGTGGAGCGCCGACCACATCCGGGAACTGGGGGGCGACCCCTCTCGCCTCGCGGTCGGCGGAGACAGCGCCGGCGGCAACCTGGCGGCGGTGGTGGCACTGCGAGCGCGTCACGCCGGGGCGCCACGACTGCGCCTGCAACTGCTCATCTACCCGGTCACCGATCACGACTTCCGCGCACCCTCCTATGAGCGCAATGCAACGGGCTACGCGCTGACTCGCGACGCCATGCGCTGGTATTGGGATCAGTATGTGCCCGTGGTGGCCCACCGCAACAACCCGGACGCGTCGCCGCTGCGCGCCGGCGATCTCCGCGGACTCGCGCCCGCCGCGGTCCTGACGTGCGAGTACGACCCGCTCCTGGATGAAGGCGCGTCCTACGCTTGTCGGCTGACCGAGGCCGGCGTGCCGACCTCCCACCGACACTACGCGGGGCTGATCCACGGCGTCGTGCGCATGCCCCGAATCACCCCGAGGGCGTGGGAGTTGATCGACGACTCGGCGCGGGCGCTTCGCGAGGCGTTCCAGACGAGCGTTCGGCGGTAGCGCCCACCTTGGGGGCGCGTTGCGGTCGTCGCAAGAAGACCGTCGGCTTGGGCGCACCATTGGAGAATCCACACCCCCGGCCGCGGGATCAGGCCCTGTCGACGGACCGATGTCGCTTCATCGCGTAGAGCCGCGCGTCGGCGACGCGCAGGAGAGCCGCTTCGTCGTCGCCGTCCGCCGGGCAACCGGCGATCCCCCAGCTGAACCCGACAGGTTCGATCGCGGCCCCCGGAACGC
Proteins encoded in this region:
- a CDS encoding alpha/beta hydrolase, whose amino-acid sequence is MDLDPDIRTYLDQMAAEGASPVYEVPVEETRRVVEARAPLMFGPVEDVAAVRELGVPGPAGAIRTRVYTPVASPPLPTLVYFHGGGWVTGSLDTHDGVCRALANRTPCLVVSVDYRMAPEHRFPAAADDAWAVTAWSADHIRELGGDPSRLAVGGDSAGGNLAAVVALRARHAGAPRLRLQLLIYPVTDHDFRAPSYERNATGYALTRDAMRWYWDQYVPVVAHRNNPDASPLRAGDLRGLAPAAVLTCEYDPLLDEGASYACRLTEAGVPTSHRHYAGLIHGVVRMPRITPRAWELIDDSARALREAFQTSVRR